The following are encoded together in the Drosophila biarmipes strain raj3 chromosome 3L, RU_DBia_V1.1, whole genome shotgun sequence genome:
- the LOC127010838 gene encoding uncharacterized protein LOC127010838 isoform X1 codes for MSRLPINLIIFCIKFCSIFADVGDDFEIDRYGDTDYAGEPEGSSETETKVKERPTILTEDMDTIASDPAKMECYCQGSIDMINKVSLFSPNFLGRNLKFPSQEPFIRFARAMQNKLREISKELCSGRGKDTLEEFIKFCLEMNDAFLLTMIEPFMRYESIRKKMYLFYNEIFTSKALILKCTYDVEW; via the exons ATGTCGCGGCTACCAATCAACCTAATAATATTCTGTATCAAATTTTGCAGTATCTTTGCAGATGTTGGAGATGATTTCG AGATTGACAGGTATGGAG ATACTGACTATGCTGGGGAGCCTGAAGGTAGCTCTGAAACTGAGACTAAAGTAAAGGAGAGACCTACGATATTGACTG AGGATATGGACACTATTGCGAGTGATCCTGCAAAAATGGAATGTTATTGCCAGGGATCGATAGATATGATCAACAAAGTAAGCCTATTTAGCCCTAATTTTTTGGGTAGAAATTTAAAGTTCCCATCTCAAGAACCTTTTATTCGCTTTGCAAGAGCAATGCAAAACAAACTAAGAGAAATTTCAAAGGAGCTCTGTTCGGGAAGGGGAAAGGATACTCTTGAAGaatttatcaaattttgtttggaAATGAATGACGCATTTCTTCTAACAATGATTGAACCGTTTATGAGGTATGAGTCAATtcggaaaaaaatgtatttattttataacgaaatattcactTCTAAAGCGCTTATACTGAAGTGCACATATGATGTTGAGTGGTAA
- the LOC108028140 gene encoding V-type proton ATPase 16 kDa proteolipid subunit c, producing the protein MPEEVAEKDRPAYSFFFGSMGAASAIIFSALGAAYGTAKSGTGIAAMAVMRPELIMKSIIPVVMAGIIAIYGLVVSVLIAGSLSDNYTIRKGYIHLAAGLSVGFAGLAAGFAIGIVGDAGVRGTAQQPRLFVGMILILIFAEVLGLYGLIVAIYLYTK; encoded by the coding sequence ATGCCTGAGGAAGTTGCTGAGAAGGACAGGCCGGCGTACTCGTTCTTCTTCGGATCGATGGGGGCGGCATCGGCCATCATCTTCTCGGCCCTGGGAGCGGCGTACGGAACGGCCAAGTCGGGCACCGGAATCGCCGCCATGGCCGTGATGCGACCCGAACTGATCATGAAGTCGATCATCCCCGTGGTGATGGCCGGCATCATAGCCATCTACGGGCTGGTTGTCTCGGTCCTGATCGCCGGGTCGCTGTCGGACAACTACACCATTCGCAAGGGCTACATCCACCTGGCCGCCGGGCTTTCCGTGGGATTCGCCGGGCTGGCGGCGGGCTTTGCCATCGGCATCGTCGGAGACGCCGGAGTGCGCGGCACCGCCCAGCAGCCACGCCTCTTCGTGGGCATGATCCTGATCCTGATCTTCGCCGAGGTCCTGGGTCTCTATGGTCTCATCGTCGCCATTTACCTATACACCAAGTAG
- the LOC108027962 gene encoding putative ATP-dependent RNA helicase BoYb produces MPDGKDPNYEVGDPYSKQEAIRPLVVTNCSEYVVAHSTYSLRPARFFSEVLMLPHILETMRKLGLNRLLRLQAYSWPHLGAGLGHGALIVGAPRSGRTFAYVPPVCQAVCKVLAESRRQRMLHPGKWPENELGAVALILVPDLARVRQVSAMCQALLRKARSEDGVTLTLSVPTAVSSEFLLRLLNGVGCLVATPAQLACFWREAPGLLRFPRLQFLVYDDVDLMSAEQLRNAKLVVQEILPTSHYPQVVMEARSYSEALMTKMRMASNHPAVIFGDVLEAALYGGTRIRIFLARLQAKSDKVVQVLKQRSPQAYRTVVYCMDDAEMQELVQALEDRGFGCLPYFQTSDLEVLEQFHHWLANTRGVILLCTDNCPELIIRNAHTLIHYGMGNSFSKFKMRHLTLSGNLTNSLAPTVSQVSLLSLVLLDNSNQRQLPRLVDFLRSHQQLDPAVVAVAQRIRRDIESKKSNEQALCGQIFVFGECRDPVCEDRHHVADLDRRPSYVPASGDVKVQLVRVYSPTHFCVRLLEHLPPKGNSKAMPFLAIQEIRLKLLQDKQPHRYWPPVAGAICMLHTAHIKERVRVLKVAPIQDVNLLSSDIAVKVQALDVDTRVVEAQSGRLFECSKALLQEPPMSCDLRLLGVVPQSGESSWAEEERTTVECWLKNLPKGHFLQAKIQFAAANTLFVQDLVAMVYADNSSRIIWEADESTLKKMEKEIEEPESPQVLHARCPRLIQKAREVTQKNQLMQKDQEFKSKATPKSNSNIQSSSQSNEDSMSQLYKCIRNCAMFQLEDAKQVKNDPNQVTIDPVEFLNQVMGGGSNQCDPPQVNPKPKKKTNKARTALPPVPAKTFKEEIPLQTHPNVSRPYVTYYQNTATLELQVCLPEDDQQYGALFLGSQIFFTATSKLSDLVHQFFLNLKFPYSSVCHHMVGRTAYISVVKSLAFVDPLDFAEYRFMKPNLEMFYKIEDSKSNSFKRLLAYRGYVQEKVHDEHSSEDSDEEERDLDGTERVDHGKLFDLF; encoded by the exons ATGCCGGATGGCAAGGATCCCAACTATGAGGTGGGCGATCCGTACAGCAAGCAGGAGGCGATCCGGCCACTGGTGGTCACCAACTGCTCCGAATATGTGGTGGCCCATTCCACTTACTCACTGCGGCCAGCTCGTTTCTTCTCGGAGGTGCTGATGCTGCCTCATATCCTGGAGACGATGAGGAAACTAGGACTCAACCGCTTGCTGCGCCTGCAGGCGTACTCGTGGCCACATCTGGGCGCAGGACTGGGGCACGGAGCGTTGATAGTGGGTGCCCCGCGCAGTGGACGCACCTTCGCCTACGTTCCCCCGGTTTGCCAGGCGGTTTGCAAAGTCTTGGCGGAGAGCCGGCGTCAAAGGATGCTCCATCCCGGCAAATGGCCAGAGAATGAGCTGGGAGCGGTGGCCCTGATCCTGGTGCCCGACTTGGCGCGCGTCCGCCAGGTGAGTGCCATGTGCCAAGCCCTGCTGCGGAAGGCGCGCAGCGAGGATGGCGTCACTTTGACTTTAAGCGTTCCCACAGCGGTTTCCTCAGAGTTCTTACTCCGGCTTTTGAACGGCGTGGGATGTCTGGTGGCCACTCCCGCCCAGCTCGCATGCTTTTGGCGTGAGGCGCCGGGACTTCTGCGGTTTCCGCGCCTCCAGTTTCTGGTGTACGATGATGTAGACTTGATGTCTGCTGAGCAGCTGCGAAATGCGAAGCTGGTGGTGCAGGAGATCTTGCCCACCAGCCACTACCCACAGGTGGTGATGGAGGCGCGCTCCTATAGCGAAGCTCTAATGACCAAGATGAGAATGGCCAGCAACCACCCGGCAGTTATATTTGGGGACGTCCTGGAGGCAGCCCTCTACGGTGGCACGCGCATACGGATTTTCCTGGCTCGTTTGCAGGCGAAGAGCGACAAGGTGGTCCAGGTGCTGAAACAACGATCTCCGCAGGCTTACCGCACCGTGGTCTACTGCATGGATGATGCGGAGATGCAGGAACTGGTGCAGGCTCTGGAGGATCGTGGCTTCGGTTGCCTGCCCTACTTTCAGACTTCGGACTTGGAGGTTCTCGAACAGTTTCACCACTGGCTAGCAAACACTCGCGGGGTGATCCTCCTCTGCACGGACAACTGCCCGGAGCTGATCATCCGGAATGCACATACACTTATCCATTACGGGATGGGCAACTCGTTTAGCAAGTTCAAGATGAGGCATCTTACGCTCTCCGGCAACTTAACCAACAGTCTGGCTCCCACAGTCAGTCAGGTCTCCCTGCTTTCTCTGGTGCTCCTGGACAATAGCAACCAACGGCAGCTGCCTCGGCTTGTGGACTTCTTGCGGTCGCACCAGCAGCTGGATCCCGCCGTGGTGGCAGTGGCTCAGAGGATTCGAAGGGATATAGAGAGTAAGAAGAGCAACGAGCAAGCGCTCTGCGGCCAGATCTTTGTGTTCGGCGAGTGCCGTGATCCTGTTTGCGAAGATCGACATCATGTGGCCGACTTGGACAGGCGTCCTAGTTATGTTCCCGCCTCCGGAGACGTGAAGGTTCAGCTGGTTCGGGTCTACTCTCCCACTCACTTTTGCGTCCGCCTGCTAGAGCACTTGCCGCCCAAGGGCAATTCGAAGGCAATGCCCTTCTTGGCGATTCAGGAGATACGCCTAAAGCTCCTGCAGGATAAGCAGCCCCATCGCTACTGGCCTCCAGTGGCAGGAGCGATCTGCATGCTCCACACCGCCCACATCAAGGAGCGTGTTCGGGTGCTCAAGGTAGCTCCCATTCAGGACGTGAATCTGTTAAGCTCCGACATAGCGGTGAAAGTGCAGGCTCTTGATGTTGACACTCGAGTCGTGGAAGCGCAATCCGGTCGACTCTTCGAGTGTTCGAAGGCACTGCTGCAGGAGCCCCCCATGTCCTGCGATCTGCGATTGCTTGGAGTGGTGCCGCAGTCCGGCGAAAGCAGCTGGGCCGAGGAGGAGCGCACCACTGTCGAGTGCTGGCTAAAGAATCTGCCCAAGGGTCATTTTCTCCAGGCCAAAATTCAGTTCGCAGCGGCAAACACCCTCTTTGTACAGGATCTGGTGGCCATGGTTTATGCAGACAACTCATCAAGAATAATTTGGGAAGCAGAT GAAAGCACACTTAAGAAGATGGAAAAGGAGATTGAAGAGCCGGAATCTCCGCAAGTTCTTCACGCCAGATGCCCGCGCCTTATACAGAAAGCACGCGAGGTGACTCAGAAGAACCAGCTGATGCAGAAGGATCAGGAGTTCAAGTCGAAAGCAACTCCTAAATCGAATAGTAATATTCAAAGCTCTTCACAATCCAATGAAGACAGCATGTCTCAGCTTTATAAGTGTATCAGGAACTGCGCTATGTTCCAACTGGAGGACGCCAAACAAGTCAAAAATGATCCTAACCAGGTCACTATTGATCCCGTCGAATTTCTCAACCAAGTGATGGGCGGAGGGAGCAATCAGTGTGATCCTCCTCAAGTTAACCCAAAACCAAAGAAGAAAACGAACAAGGCTAGGACTGCCTTACCACCAGTACCAGCTAAAACCTTCAAGGAAGAGATACCATTGCAAACACATCCCAATGTGTCGCGACCGTATGTGACCTACTATCAGAACACGGCTACCTTGGAGCTGCAGGTGTGCCTGCCAGAAGACGATCAACAGTACGGGGCTTTGTTTCTGGGATCGCAGATCTTCTTTACGGCAACCTCGAAGCTCTCGGACCTGGTTCATCAGTTCTTCTTGAACCTGAAATTTCCATATAGCTCCGTGTGCCACCACATGGTGGGTCGCACCGCGTACATCAGTGTTGTGAAGTCGTTGGCCTTCGTCGATCCTCTGGACTTTGCCGAGTATCGATTCATGAAGCCCAACCtcgaaatgttttataaaatcgAGGACTCCAAAAGTAATAGCTTTAAACGACTCTTGGCCTATCGTGGATATGTGCAGGAAAAAGTCCATGATGAGCACAGCAGCGAAGACAGCGATGAAGAGGAGCGGGATCTGGACGGGACCGAACGTGTGGATCATGGCAAGCTATTTGACTTGTTCTAA
- the LOC108028100 gene encoding probable fumarate hydratase, mitochondrial, giving the protein MSSSKKVETRQENDTLGPMEVPMDRYYGAQTMRCLLNFRIGGEEERMPRQVVQAMGILKKAAAETNQEFGLDPKLSTAISNAADDVISGKLYDEGHFPLPIWQTGSGTQSNMNTNEVIGNRAIELLGGRIGSKDPVHPNDHVNKSQSSNDTFPSAIHIAVASALTKDLRPAVTALRDSLQAKSVEWKDIVKIGRTHTQDAVPLSLGQEFSGYAQQLTNGLQRIEAVLPRVYQLALGGTAVGTGLNTRRGFAEKCVKRIGQLSGLPFVVAPNFFEALASRDAMVEVHGALNVLAVSLMKVSNDIRFLGSGPRCGLGELLLPENEPGSSIMPGKVNPTQCEAMTMICAQVMGNHVAVTVGGATGHFELNVFKPLIASNVLRSIKLLADGCTSFNCNCVKGIKANKEKLAKIVNESLMLVTALNPHIGYDKSAQIAKAAHKNGTTLKEEALKAGVSEKDFNDWVRPEKMLGPS; this is encoded by the exons ATGAGCTCCAGCAAGAAGGTTGAGACTCGCCAAGAGAACGACACCCTGGGGCCCATGGAGGTGCCCATGGATCGCTACTACGGCGCACAGACCATGCGCTGCCTTCTCAACTTCCGGATCGGCGGGGAGGAGGAGCGAATGCCG CGCCAAGTAGTCCAGGCCATGGGCATTTTGAAGAAGGCGGCCGCCGAAACCAACCAGGAATTCGGACTGGACCCCAAGCTGAGTACGGCCATATCGAACGCGGCCGACGATGTGATCTCCGGAAAGCTCTACGACGAGGGCCACTTCCCGCTGCCCATCTGGCAGACGGGATCCGGAACCCAGAGCAACATGAACACCAACGAGGTGATCGGCAACCGGGCCATCGAGCTCCTGGGCGGGCGAATCGGCTCCAAGGACCCGGTGCACCCCAACGACCATGTGAACAAGTCGCAGAGCTCCAACGACACCTTTCCCTCGGCCATTCACATTGCGGTGGCCTCCGCCTTGACCAAGGATCTCCGGCCGGCGGTCACTGCGCTGCGGGACTCGCTGCAGGCCAAGTCCGTTGAGTGGAAGGACATCGTCAAGATCGGACGCACCCACACGCAGGACGCAGTGCCGCTGTCGCTGGGCCAGGAGTTCAGCGGCTATGCCCAGCAGCTGACCAACGGGCTGCAGCGGATCGAGGCGGTCCTGCCGCGGGTCTATCAACTGGCCTTGGGCGGTACCGCGGTGGGCACCGGACTGAACACGCGCCGGGGATTCGCCGAGAAGTGCGTCAAGCGGATCGGCCAGCTCAGCGGACTGCCCTTCGTGGTGGCCCCCAACTTTTTCGAGGCCCTGGCCAGCCGGGACGCCATGGTCGAGGTGCACGGGGCCCTCAACGTCTTGGCCGTGAGCCTGATGAAGGTCAGCAATGACATACGGTTCCTGGGATCCGGACCGCGCTGCGGGCTGGGCGAGCTCCTGCTGCCGGAGAACGAGCCGGGCAGCTCCATTATGCCCGGGAAGGTGAACCCCACCCAGTGCGAGGCCATGACCATGATCTGCGCCCAGGTGATGGGCAACCACGTTGCCGTCACCGTCGGCGGCGCCACCGGGCACTTCGAGCTGAATGTCTTTAAGCCTTTGATCGCCTCCAATGTGCTCCGCTCTATCAAGCTGCTGG CGGATGGGTGCACCAGCTTCAACTGCAACTGCGTCAAGGGCATTAAGGCCAACAAGGAGAAACTGGCCAAGATCGTGAACGAGTCGCTAATGCTAGTCACGGCCCTCAACCCTCACATTGGCTACGACAAGTCGGCTCAGATCGCCAAGGCGGCCCACAAGAATGGCACCACGCTGAAGGAGGAGGCCCTAAAAGCTGGCGTATCGGAGAAGGACTTCAACGACTGGGTGCGCCCCGAAAAAATGCTGGGTCCTTCCTAG
- the LOC108028110 gene encoding uncharacterized protein LOC108028110 isoform X1: MKIVLVFLFLVVYESSSDEFLLKHPRDITDDMKFNPWMVKFIEYSNDTRVYKICCLTTIFQKIEKLKKEIDIGHKKIIYRPQHLEAEFRDAQRRLKSIWKRISDALRAHESLEKSGKGGVQSLIKSSEGIFSMILEEIEAMLRYEGVQPENKAYRTLFFKFFKTLNTIMGRSLKCMYDVWDKFDTHINIKYF, from the exons ATGAAGATCGTTTtggttttcttatttttggtCGTTTATGAATCTTCTTCAG aTGAATTTTTGTTGAAACACCCTAGAGATATTACTGATGACATGAAATTTAACCCTTGGATGGTAAAGTTCATAGAATACAGTAATGATACACGAGTTTACAAAATATGTTGCTTAacaacaatattccaaaaaatagagaagttaaaaaaagaaatcgaTATCGGtcataagaaaataatttacagGCCCCAACATCTCGAAGCAGAATTCCGGGACGCACAACGTCGCCTGAAAAGTATATGGAAGCGTATTTCCGACGCCTTAAGAGCACATGAAAGCCTAGAGAAGAGTGGTAAAGGCGGTGTACAGAGCTTAATTAAATCCTCTGAAGGCATATTTTCCATGATTTTAGAAGAAATCGAGGCTATGTTGCGATACGAAGGCGTACAACCGGAAAATAAGGCTTATAGAACTCTATtcttcaaattttttaaaacgttAAACACCATTATGGGTAGATctttaaaatgtatgtatgATGTGTGGGATAAATTTGATacacatataaatataaaatatttctga
- the LOC108028110 gene encoding uncharacterized protein LOC108028110 isoform X3 gives MKIVLVFLFLVVYESSSDEFLLKHPRDITDDMKFNPWMAPTSRSRIPGRTTSPEKYMEAYFRRLKST, from the exons ATGAAGATCGTTTtggttttcttatttttggtCGTTTATGAATCTTCTTCAG aTGAATTTTTGTTGAAACACCCTAGAGATATTACTGATGACATGAAATTTAACCCTTGGATG GCCCCAACATCTCGAAGCAGAATTCCGGGACGCACAACGTCGCCTGAAAAGTATATGGAAGCGTATTTCCGACGCCTTAAGAGCACATGA
- the LOC108028110 gene encoding uncharacterized protein LOC108028110 isoform X2 — MKIVLVFLFLVVYESSSDEFLLKHPRDITDDMKFNPWMVKFIEYSNDTRVYKICCLTTIFQKIEKLKKEIDIGHKKIIYRPQHLEAEFRDAQRRLKSIWKRISDALRAHESLEKSEEIEAMLRYEGVQPENKAYRTLFFKFFKTLNTIMGRSLKCMYDVWDKFDTHINIKYF; from the exons ATGAAGATCGTTTtggttttcttatttttggtCGTTTATGAATCTTCTTCAG aTGAATTTTTGTTGAAACACCCTAGAGATATTACTGATGACATGAAATTTAACCCTTGGATGGTAAAGTTCATAGAATACAGTAATGATACACGAGTTTACAAAATATGTTGCTTAacaacaatattccaaaaaatagagaagttaaaaaaagaaatcgaTATCGGtcataagaaaataatttacagGCCCCAACATCTCGAAGCAGAATTCCGGGACGCACAACGTCGCCTGAAAAGTATATGGAAGCGTATTTCCGACGCCTTAAGAGCACATGAAAGCCTAGAGAAGAGTG AAGAAATCGAGGCTATGTTGCGATACGAAGGCGTACAACCGGAAAATAAGGCTTATAGAACTCTATtcttcaaattttttaaaacgttAAACACCATTATGGGTAGATctttaaaatgtatgtatgATGTGTGGGATAAATTTGATacacatataaatataaaatatttctga
- the LOC108028134 gene encoding V-type proton ATPase 16 kDa proteolipid subunit c: MVTAAAEEEAPYAIFLGCLGAAIAIIFTTLGASYGTAVSGVGIASMAVNRPEMIMKSIIPVVMAGIIAIYGLVVAVLIAGSIGDEYTVQTSYAHLGAGLSVGLPGLTAGIAIGIAGDAGVRGTAEQPRLFVGMILILIFAEVLALYGLIVAIYLYTKL; this comes from the coding sequence ATGGTCACGGCTGCAGCGGAGGAAGAGGCACCCTACGCCATTTTCTTGGGATGTTTGGGGGCTGCGATCGCGATTATTTTCACAACCCTTGGAGCTTCTTACGGAACAGCAGTGTCCGGGGTTGGAATTGCCAGTATGGCCGTGAATCGGCCCGAAATGATCATGAAGTCCATTATACCCGTCGTGATGGCCGGGATCATTGCGATCTACGGCCTGGTGGTTGCCGTCCTGATAGCCGGATCGATCGGCGACGAGTACACGGTGCAGACGAGCTATGCGCATTTGGGAGCCGGTTTGTCCGTGGGACTGCCTGGACTTACGGCCGGAATAGCCATTGGAATCGCCGGGGACGCCGGAGTCCGGGGCACCGCCGAGCAGCCCCGCCTCTTCGTGGGCATGATCCTGATCCTGATCTTCGCCGAGGTGCTGGCCCTGTACGGCCTCATCGTGGCCATCTACTTGTACACCAAACTTTAG
- the LOC127010838 gene encoding uncharacterized protein LOC127010838 isoform X2, whose product MSRLPINLIIFCIKFCSIFADVGDDFEIDRYGDTDYAGEPEGSSETETKVKERPTILTEDMDTIASDPAKMECYCQGSIDMINKNLLFALQEQCKTN is encoded by the exons ATGTCGCGGCTACCAATCAACCTAATAATATTCTGTATCAAATTTTGCAGTATCTTTGCAGATGTTGGAGATGATTTCG AGATTGACAGGTATGGAG ATACTGACTATGCTGGGGAGCCTGAAGGTAGCTCTGAAACTGAGACTAAAGTAAAGGAGAGACCTACGATATTGACTG AGGATATGGACACTATTGCGAGTGATCCTGCAAAAATGGAATGTTATTGCCAGGGATCGATAGATATGATCAACAAA AACCTTTTATTCGCTTTGCAAGAGCAATGCAAAACAAACTAA